A section of the Oncorhynchus tshawytscha isolate Ot180627B linkage group LG09, Otsh_v2.0, whole genome shotgun sequence genome encodes:
- the LOC112258859 gene encoding protein Hook homolog 2 isoform X2 — translation MSLDKAKLCDSLLNWLQTFQVPSCTSKQDLMSGVAIAHVLHRIDPSWFNEAWLGRIKEESEANWRLKVSNLKKILQSMLEYYHDVLGHQVADLHLPDINLIGEFGDVTELGKLVQLVLGCAVSCEKKQEQIQQIMTLEESVQHVVMTAIQELLAKEPTVPGSPETYGDFDYQSRKYYFLSEEVEAKEDLGQHCRDLEHQLAAVLEEKSSLQVETQSLREKLSLSDPQDASTTITGKKLLLLQSQMEQLQEENYRLENSRDDMRVQGEILERDVLDLTQRNDELTSLAQEAQSLKDEMDILRHSSDRVSRLEALVETYKHKLEDLGDLRRQVRLLEERNTVYMQRTCELEEELRRANSVRTQLDTYKRQVHELHTKHSSEALKAEKWQFEYKNLQDKYDALLKEKERLISERDTLRETNDELRCAQVQQKGLNQPGGLCEDSGTVGNLASEMMPTEFKETVVRLQSENKMLCVQEESYRQRLVAVQGQLEESQRSQNTLETQNRLNQQQISELRSQVEDLQKALQEQGSKAEDSSLLKKKLEEHLEKLHEAHSDLQKKREVIDDLEPKADGNMAKKIDELQEILKKKDEDMKLMEQRYKRYVEKARTVIKTLDPKQPPLTVSPDVQALKNQLTERDRKIQHLEHDCEKSRSRHDQEEKLIISAWYNMVRYGPASEGGGRAVWSVQPGPVLLGPAEAVHPRQEKPRSPPPAQIRHINSGGGCENEAKHCLYLSVHFFRTPTLTALMPSRLGVL, via the exons ATGAGTCTGGATAAAGCAAAGCTATGCGATTCGTTACTAAATTGG CTACAAACATTTCAGGTGCCCTCATGCACCAGCAAGCAGGACCTGATGAGCGGAGTGGCTATTGCACACGTTCTACACAGGAT AGACCCCTCCTGGTTTAATGAGGCATGGCTGGGCAGGatcaaggaggagagtgaggccAACTGGCGCCTCAAG GTCAGCAACCTGAAGAAGATTCTTCAGAGCATGCTTGAGTATTACCATGAT GTGCTTGGCCACCAGGTAGCAGACTTGCACCTGCCAGACATCAATCTGATTGGGGAGTTTGGAGATGTGACTGAACTTGGCAAGCTGGTGCAGTTGGTGCTTGGCTGTGCTGTCAGCTGTGAGAAAAAGCAAG AGCAAATCCAGCAGATAATGACCCTGGAGGAGTCTGTCCAGCATGTTGTCATGACAGCCATACAGGAG CTCCTAGCTAAAGAGCCAACTGTTCCAGGAAGTCCTGAGACCTACGGGGACTTTGACTACCAG TCCAGGAAGTATTATTTTCTCAGTGAGGAGGTGGAGGCGAAGGAGGATCTGGGCCAGCACTGTCGGGACCTGGAGCACCAG TTGGCAGCCGTCCTGGAGGAGAAGTCGTCCCTGCAGGTGGAGACACAGTCCCTGAGGGAGAAGCTCAGCCTCAGTGACCCACAGGATGCTTCTACCACCATCACTGGCAagaagctgctgctgctgcagagcCAGATGGAGCAGCTACAGGAGGAGAACTACAG ACTAGAGAACAGCCGAGATGACATGCGTGTGCAAGGGGAGATTCTGGAGCGTGACGTTTTGGACCTCACTCAACGTAACGATGAACTGACCAGCCTCGCCCAGGAGGCCCAGTCTCTCAAAGATGAGATGGACATCCTCCG GCATTCGTCTGACCGAGTGAGCCGGCTGGAGGCGCTGGTAGAGACGTACAAGCACAAGCTGGAGGACCTGGGGGACCTGCGCAGACAGGTGCGTCTGCTGGAGGAGCGCAACACTGTCTACATGCAGCGCACATGTGAGCTGGAGGAGGAGCTACGCAGGGCCAACTCAGTCCGCACCCAGCTGGACACCTACAAGAGACAG GTCCACGAGCTTCACACCAAGCATTCGTCAGAGGCACTGAAGGCTGAGAAGTGGCAGTTTGAGTACAAGAACCTTCAGGACAAGTATGACGCCCTGCTtaaggagaaagag CGTTTGATCTCAGAGCGAGACACACTACGGGAAACCAATGATGAGCTCAGATGTGCACAGGTCCAACAGAAGGGCCTCAATcaaccag gtGGATTATGTGAGGACTCTGGCACAGTGGGAAACCTGGCCTCTGAGATGATGCCCACAGAGTTCAA GGAGACGGTGGTGCGTCTGCAGAGTGAGAACAAGATGCTGTGTGTCCAGGAGGagagctacagacagagactggtggCGGTACAGGGTCAGCTGGAGGAGTCTCAACGCAGCCAGAACACCCTGGAGACacaaaacag gttgAACCAGCAGCAGATCTCTGAGCTGCGGTCCCAGGTGGAGGATCTCCAGAAGGCTCTACAGGAGCAGGGCAGCAAGGCTGAGGAT TCCTCCCTGCTGAAGAAGAAGCTTGAGGAGCACCT GGAGAAGCTCCATGAGGCCCACTCAGACctgcagaagaagagagaggtcattgatgacctggagccaaaaGCGGACGGCAACA TGGCGAAGAAGATCGATGAGCTGCAGGAGATcctgaagaagaaggatgaggatATGAAGCTGATGGAGCAACGCTACAAGCGCTATGTGGAGAAGGCCAGGACG GTGATCAAGACTCTGGACCCCAAGCAGCCGCCTCTGACTGTGTCTCCTGATGTTCAGGCCCTCAAGAaccagttgactgagagagaccgGAAGATCCAGCACCTGGAG CATGACTGTGAGAAGAGCAGGTCCAGACATGACCAGGAGGAGAAACTCATCATCAGTGCCTGGTACAACATGGTGA ggtATGGCCCTGCATCAGAAGGTGGTGGGAGAGCGGTCTGGTCCGTCCAACCAGGCCCAGTCCTTCTTGGCCCAGCAGAGGCAGTCCACCCACGCCAGGAGAAGCCTCGCAGCCCGCCACCAGCCCAGATAAGACATATCAACTCTGGGGGAGGATGTGAAAATGAGGCAAAACATTGTCTATATCTTAGTGTTCACTTCTTCCGTACTCCCACTCTCACTGCTCTGATGCCTTCTCGTCTTGGTGTTTTGTGA
- the LOC112258859 gene encoding protein Hook homolog 2 isoform X4, translated as MSLDKAKLCDSLLNWLQTFQVPSCTSKQDLMSGVAIAHVLHRIDPSWFNEAWLGRIKEESEANWRLKVSNLKKILQSMLEYYHDVLGHQVADLHLPDINLIGEFGDVTELGKLVQLVLGCAVSCEKKQEQIQQIMTLEESVQHVVMTAIQELLAKEPTVPGSPETYGDFDYQSRKYYFLSEEVEAKEDLGQHCRDLEHQLAAVLEEKSSLQVETQSLREKLSLSDPQDASTTITGKKLLLLQSQMEQLQEENYRLENSRDDMRVQGEILERDVLDLTQRNDELTSLAQEAQSLKDEMDILRHSSDRVSRLEALVETYKHKLEDLGDLRRQVRLLEERNTVYMQRTCELEEELRRANSVRTQLDTYKRQVHELHTKHSSEALKAEKWQFEYKNLQDKYDALLKEKERLISERDTLRETNDELRCAQVQQKGLNQPGGLCEDSGTVGNLASEMMPTEFKETVVRLQSENKMLCVQEESYRQRLVAVQGQLEESQRSQNTLETQNRLNQQQISELRSQVEDLQKALQEQGSKAEDSSLLKKKLEEHLEKLHEAHSDLQKKREVIDDLEPKADGNMAKKIDELQEILKKKDEDMKLMEQRYKRYVEKARTVIKTLDPKQPPLTVSPDVQALKNQLTERDRKIQHLEHDCEKSRSRHDQEEKLIISAWYNMGMALHQKVVGERSGPSNQAQSFLAQQRQSTHARRSLAARHQPR; from the exons ATGAGTCTGGATAAAGCAAAGCTATGCGATTCGTTACTAAATTGG CTACAAACATTTCAGGTGCCCTCATGCACCAGCAAGCAGGACCTGATGAGCGGAGTGGCTATTGCACACGTTCTACACAGGAT AGACCCCTCCTGGTTTAATGAGGCATGGCTGGGCAGGatcaaggaggagagtgaggccAACTGGCGCCTCAAG GTCAGCAACCTGAAGAAGATTCTTCAGAGCATGCTTGAGTATTACCATGAT GTGCTTGGCCACCAGGTAGCAGACTTGCACCTGCCAGACATCAATCTGATTGGGGAGTTTGGAGATGTGACTGAACTTGGCAAGCTGGTGCAGTTGGTGCTTGGCTGTGCTGTCAGCTGTGAGAAAAAGCAAG AGCAAATCCAGCAGATAATGACCCTGGAGGAGTCTGTCCAGCATGTTGTCATGACAGCCATACAGGAG CTCCTAGCTAAAGAGCCAACTGTTCCAGGAAGTCCTGAGACCTACGGGGACTTTGACTACCAG TCCAGGAAGTATTATTTTCTCAGTGAGGAGGTGGAGGCGAAGGAGGATCTGGGCCAGCACTGTCGGGACCTGGAGCACCAG TTGGCAGCCGTCCTGGAGGAGAAGTCGTCCCTGCAGGTGGAGACACAGTCCCTGAGGGAGAAGCTCAGCCTCAGTGACCCACAGGATGCTTCTACCACCATCACTGGCAagaagctgctgctgctgcagagcCAGATGGAGCAGCTACAGGAGGAGAACTACAG ACTAGAGAACAGCCGAGATGACATGCGTGTGCAAGGGGAGATTCTGGAGCGTGACGTTTTGGACCTCACTCAACGTAACGATGAACTGACCAGCCTCGCCCAGGAGGCCCAGTCTCTCAAAGATGAGATGGACATCCTCCG GCATTCGTCTGACCGAGTGAGCCGGCTGGAGGCGCTGGTAGAGACGTACAAGCACAAGCTGGAGGACCTGGGGGACCTGCGCAGACAGGTGCGTCTGCTGGAGGAGCGCAACACTGTCTACATGCAGCGCACATGTGAGCTGGAGGAGGAGCTACGCAGGGCCAACTCAGTCCGCACCCAGCTGGACACCTACAAGAGACAG GTCCACGAGCTTCACACCAAGCATTCGTCAGAGGCACTGAAGGCTGAGAAGTGGCAGTTTGAGTACAAGAACCTTCAGGACAAGTATGACGCCCTGCTtaaggagaaagag CGTTTGATCTCAGAGCGAGACACACTACGGGAAACCAATGATGAGCTCAGATGTGCACAGGTCCAACAGAAGGGCCTCAATcaaccag gtGGATTATGTGAGGACTCTGGCACAGTGGGAAACCTGGCCTCTGAGATGATGCCCACAGAGTTCAA GGAGACGGTGGTGCGTCTGCAGAGTGAGAACAAGATGCTGTGTGTCCAGGAGGagagctacagacagagactggtggCGGTACAGGGTCAGCTGGAGGAGTCTCAACGCAGCCAGAACACCCTGGAGACacaaaacag gttgAACCAGCAGCAGATCTCTGAGCTGCGGTCCCAGGTGGAGGATCTCCAGAAGGCTCTACAGGAGCAGGGCAGCAAGGCTGAGGAT TCCTCCCTGCTGAAGAAGAAGCTTGAGGAGCACCT GGAGAAGCTCCATGAGGCCCACTCAGACctgcagaagaagagagaggtcattgatgacctggagccaaaaGCGGACGGCAACA TGGCGAAGAAGATCGATGAGCTGCAGGAGATcctgaagaagaaggatgaggatATGAAGCTGATGGAGCAACGCTACAAGCGCTATGTGGAGAAGGCCAGGACG GTGATCAAGACTCTGGACCCCAAGCAGCCGCCTCTGACTGTGTCTCCTGATGTTCAGGCCCTCAAGAaccagttgactgagagagaccgGAAGATCCAGCACCTGGAG CATGACTGTGAGAAGAGCAGGTCCAGACATGACCAGGAGGAGAAACTCATCATCAGTGCCTGGTACAACATG ggtATGGCCCTGCATCAGAAGGTGGTGGGAGAGCGGTCTGGTCCGTCCAACCAGGCCCAGTCCTTCTTGGCCCAGCAGAGGCAGTCCACCCACGCCAGGAGAAGCCTCGCAGCCCGCCACCAGCCCAGATAA
- the LOC112258859 gene encoding protein Hook homolog 2 isoform X3 encodes MSLDKAKLCDSLLNWLQTFQVPSCTSKQDLMSGVAIAHVLHRIDPSWFNEAWLGRIKEESEANWRLKVSNLKKILQSMLEYYHDVLGHQVADLHLPDINLIGEFGDVTELGKLVQLVLGCAVSCEKKQEQIQQIMTLEESVQHVVMTAIQELLAKEPTVPGSPETYGDFDYQSRKYYFLSEEVEAKEDLGQHCRDLEHQLAAVLEEKSSLQVETQSLREKLSLSDPQDASTTITGKKLLLLQSQMEQLQEENYRLENSRDDMRVQGEILERDVLDLTQRNDELTSLAQEAQSLKDEMDILRHSSDRVSRLEALVETYKHKLEDLGDLRRQVRLLEERNTVYMQRTCELEEELRRANSVRTQLDTYKRQVHELHTKHSSEALKAEKWQFEYKNLQDKYDALLKEKERLISERDTLRETNDELRCAQVQQKGLNQPGGLCEDSGTVGNLASEMMPTEFKETVVRLQSENKMLCVQEESYRQRLVAVQGQLEESQRSQNTLETQNRLNQQQISELRSQVEDLQKALQEQGSKAEDAISSLLKKKLEEHLEKLHEAHSDLQKKREVIDDLEPKADGNMAKKIDELQEILKKKDEDMKLMEQRYKRYVEKARTVIKTLDPKQPPLTVSPDVQALKNQLTERDRKIQHLEHDCEKSRSRHDQEEKLIISAWYNMGMALHQKVVGERSGPSNQAQSFLAQQRQSTHARRSLAARHQPR; translated from the exons ATGAGTCTGGATAAAGCAAAGCTATGCGATTCGTTACTAAATTGG CTACAAACATTTCAGGTGCCCTCATGCACCAGCAAGCAGGACCTGATGAGCGGAGTGGCTATTGCACACGTTCTACACAGGAT AGACCCCTCCTGGTTTAATGAGGCATGGCTGGGCAGGatcaaggaggagagtgaggccAACTGGCGCCTCAAG GTCAGCAACCTGAAGAAGATTCTTCAGAGCATGCTTGAGTATTACCATGAT GTGCTTGGCCACCAGGTAGCAGACTTGCACCTGCCAGACATCAATCTGATTGGGGAGTTTGGAGATGTGACTGAACTTGGCAAGCTGGTGCAGTTGGTGCTTGGCTGTGCTGTCAGCTGTGAGAAAAAGCAAG AGCAAATCCAGCAGATAATGACCCTGGAGGAGTCTGTCCAGCATGTTGTCATGACAGCCATACAGGAG CTCCTAGCTAAAGAGCCAACTGTTCCAGGAAGTCCTGAGACCTACGGGGACTTTGACTACCAG TCCAGGAAGTATTATTTTCTCAGTGAGGAGGTGGAGGCGAAGGAGGATCTGGGCCAGCACTGTCGGGACCTGGAGCACCAG TTGGCAGCCGTCCTGGAGGAGAAGTCGTCCCTGCAGGTGGAGACACAGTCCCTGAGGGAGAAGCTCAGCCTCAGTGACCCACAGGATGCTTCTACCACCATCACTGGCAagaagctgctgctgctgcagagcCAGATGGAGCAGCTACAGGAGGAGAACTACAG ACTAGAGAACAGCCGAGATGACATGCGTGTGCAAGGGGAGATTCTGGAGCGTGACGTTTTGGACCTCACTCAACGTAACGATGAACTGACCAGCCTCGCCCAGGAGGCCCAGTCTCTCAAAGATGAGATGGACATCCTCCG GCATTCGTCTGACCGAGTGAGCCGGCTGGAGGCGCTGGTAGAGACGTACAAGCACAAGCTGGAGGACCTGGGGGACCTGCGCAGACAGGTGCGTCTGCTGGAGGAGCGCAACACTGTCTACATGCAGCGCACATGTGAGCTGGAGGAGGAGCTACGCAGGGCCAACTCAGTCCGCACCCAGCTGGACACCTACAAGAGACAG GTCCACGAGCTTCACACCAAGCATTCGTCAGAGGCACTGAAGGCTGAGAAGTGGCAGTTTGAGTACAAGAACCTTCAGGACAAGTATGACGCCCTGCTtaaggagaaagag CGTTTGATCTCAGAGCGAGACACACTACGGGAAACCAATGATGAGCTCAGATGTGCACAGGTCCAACAGAAGGGCCTCAATcaaccag gtGGATTATGTGAGGACTCTGGCACAGTGGGAAACCTGGCCTCTGAGATGATGCCCACAGAGTTCAA GGAGACGGTGGTGCGTCTGCAGAGTGAGAACAAGATGCTGTGTGTCCAGGAGGagagctacagacagagactggtggCGGTACAGGGTCAGCTGGAGGAGTCTCAACGCAGCCAGAACACCCTGGAGACacaaaacag gttgAACCAGCAGCAGATCTCTGAGCTGCGGTCCCAGGTGGAGGATCTCCAGAAGGCTCTACAGGAGCAGGGCAGCAAGGCTGAGGAT GCCATC TCCTCCCTGCTGAAGAAGAAGCTTGAGGAGCACCT GGAGAAGCTCCATGAGGCCCACTCAGACctgcagaagaagagagaggtcattgatgacctggagccaaaaGCGGACGGCAACA TGGCGAAGAAGATCGATGAGCTGCAGGAGATcctgaagaagaaggatgaggatATGAAGCTGATGGAGCAACGCTACAAGCGCTATGTGGAGAAGGCCAGGACG GTGATCAAGACTCTGGACCCCAAGCAGCCGCCTCTGACTGTGTCTCCTGATGTTCAGGCCCTCAAGAaccagttgactgagagagaccgGAAGATCCAGCACCTGGAG CATGACTGTGAGAAGAGCAGGTCCAGACATGACCAGGAGGAGAAACTCATCATCAGTGCCTGGTACAACATG ggtATGGCCCTGCATCAGAAGGTGGTGGGAGAGCGGTCTGGTCCGTCCAACCAGGCCCAGTCCTTCTTGGCCCAGCAGAGGCAGTCCACCCACGCCAGGAGAAGCCTCGCAGCCCGCCACCAGCCCAGATAA
- the LOC112258859 gene encoding protein Hook homolog 2 isoform X5, with amino-acid sequence MLEYYHDVLGHQVADLHLPDINLIGEFGDVTELGKLVQLVLGCAVSCEKKQEQIQQIMTLEESVQHVVMTAIQELLAKEPTVPGSPETYGDFDYQSRKYYFLSEEVEAKEDLGQHCRDLEHQLAAVLEEKSSLQVETQSLREKLSLSDPQDASTTITGKKLLLLQSQMEQLQEENYRLENSRDDMRVQGEILERDVLDLTQRNDELTSLAQEAQSLKDEMDILRHSSDRVSRLEALVETYKHKLEDLGDLRRQVRLLEERNTVYMQRTCELEEELRRANSVRTQLDTYKRQVHELHTKHSSEALKAEKWQFEYKNLQDKYDALLKEKERLISERDTLRETNDELRCAQVQQKGLNQPGGLCEDSGTVGNLASEMMPTEFKETVVRLQSENKMLCVQEESYRQRLVAVQGQLEESQRSQNTLETQNRLNQQQISELRSQVEDLQKALQEQGSKAEDAISSLLKKKLEEHLEKLHEAHSDLQKKREVIDDLEPKADGNMAKKIDELQEILKKKDEDMKLMEQRYKRYVEKARTVIKTLDPKQPPLTVSPDVQALKNQLTERDRKIQHLEHDCEKSRSRHDQEEKLIISAWYNMVRYGPASEGGGRAVWSVQPGPVLLGPAEAVHPRQEKPRSPPPAQIRHINSGGGCENEAKHCLYLSVHFFRTPTLTALMPSRLGVL; translated from the exons ATGCTTGAGTATTACCATGAT GTGCTTGGCCACCAGGTAGCAGACTTGCACCTGCCAGACATCAATCTGATTGGGGAGTTTGGAGATGTGACTGAACTTGGCAAGCTGGTGCAGTTGGTGCTTGGCTGTGCTGTCAGCTGTGAGAAAAAGCAAG AGCAAATCCAGCAGATAATGACCCTGGAGGAGTCTGTCCAGCATGTTGTCATGACAGCCATACAGGAG CTCCTAGCTAAAGAGCCAACTGTTCCAGGAAGTCCTGAGACCTACGGGGACTTTGACTACCAG TCCAGGAAGTATTATTTTCTCAGTGAGGAGGTGGAGGCGAAGGAGGATCTGGGCCAGCACTGTCGGGACCTGGAGCACCAG TTGGCAGCCGTCCTGGAGGAGAAGTCGTCCCTGCAGGTGGAGACACAGTCCCTGAGGGAGAAGCTCAGCCTCAGTGACCCACAGGATGCTTCTACCACCATCACTGGCAagaagctgctgctgctgcagagcCAGATGGAGCAGCTACAGGAGGAGAACTACAG ACTAGAGAACAGCCGAGATGACATGCGTGTGCAAGGGGAGATTCTGGAGCGTGACGTTTTGGACCTCACTCAACGTAACGATGAACTGACCAGCCTCGCCCAGGAGGCCCAGTCTCTCAAAGATGAGATGGACATCCTCCG GCATTCGTCTGACCGAGTGAGCCGGCTGGAGGCGCTGGTAGAGACGTACAAGCACAAGCTGGAGGACCTGGGGGACCTGCGCAGACAGGTGCGTCTGCTGGAGGAGCGCAACACTGTCTACATGCAGCGCACATGTGAGCTGGAGGAGGAGCTACGCAGGGCCAACTCAGTCCGCACCCAGCTGGACACCTACAAGAGACAG GTCCACGAGCTTCACACCAAGCATTCGTCAGAGGCACTGAAGGCTGAGAAGTGGCAGTTTGAGTACAAGAACCTTCAGGACAAGTATGACGCCCTGCTtaaggagaaagag CGTTTGATCTCAGAGCGAGACACACTACGGGAAACCAATGATGAGCTCAGATGTGCACAGGTCCAACAGAAGGGCCTCAATcaaccag gtGGATTATGTGAGGACTCTGGCACAGTGGGAAACCTGGCCTCTGAGATGATGCCCACAGAGTTCAA GGAGACGGTGGTGCGTCTGCAGAGTGAGAACAAGATGCTGTGTGTCCAGGAGGagagctacagacagagactggtggCGGTACAGGGTCAGCTGGAGGAGTCTCAACGCAGCCAGAACACCCTGGAGACacaaaacag gttgAACCAGCAGCAGATCTCTGAGCTGCGGTCCCAGGTGGAGGATCTCCAGAAGGCTCTACAGGAGCAGGGCAGCAAGGCTGAGGAT GCCATC TCCTCCCTGCTGAAGAAGAAGCTTGAGGAGCACCT GGAGAAGCTCCATGAGGCCCACTCAGACctgcagaagaagagagaggtcattgatgacctggagccaaaaGCGGACGGCAACA TGGCGAAGAAGATCGATGAGCTGCAGGAGATcctgaagaagaaggatgaggatATGAAGCTGATGGAGCAACGCTACAAGCGCTATGTGGAGAAGGCCAGGACG GTGATCAAGACTCTGGACCCCAAGCAGCCGCCTCTGACTGTGTCTCCTGATGTTCAGGCCCTCAAGAaccagttgactgagagagaccgGAAGATCCAGCACCTGGAG CATGACTGTGAGAAGAGCAGGTCCAGACATGACCAGGAGGAGAAACTCATCATCAGTGCCTGGTACAACATGGTGA ggtATGGCCCTGCATCAGAAGGTGGTGGGAGAGCGGTCTGGTCCGTCCAACCAGGCCCAGTCCTTCTTGGCCCAGCAGAGGCAGTCCACCCACGCCAGGAGAAGCCTCGCAGCCCGCCACCAGCCCAGATAAGACATATCAACTCTGGGGGAGGATGTGAAAATGAGGCAAAACATTGTCTATATCTTAGTGTTCACTTCTTCCGTACTCCCACTCTCACTGCTCTGATGCCTTCTCGTCTTGGTGTTTTGTGA
- the LOC112258859 gene encoding protein Hook homolog 2 isoform X1: protein MSLDKAKLCDSLLNWLQTFQVPSCTSKQDLMSGVAIAHVLHRIDPSWFNEAWLGRIKEESEANWRLKVSNLKKILQSMLEYYHDVLGHQVADLHLPDINLIGEFGDVTELGKLVQLVLGCAVSCEKKQEQIQQIMTLEESVQHVVMTAIQELLAKEPTVPGSPETYGDFDYQSRKYYFLSEEVEAKEDLGQHCRDLEHQLAAVLEEKSSLQVETQSLREKLSLSDPQDASTTITGKKLLLLQSQMEQLQEENYRLENSRDDMRVQGEILERDVLDLTQRNDELTSLAQEAQSLKDEMDILRHSSDRVSRLEALVETYKHKLEDLGDLRRQVRLLEERNTVYMQRTCELEEELRRANSVRTQLDTYKRQVHELHTKHSSEALKAEKWQFEYKNLQDKYDALLKEKERLISERDTLRETNDELRCAQVQQKGLNQPGGLCEDSGTVGNLASEMMPTEFKETVVRLQSENKMLCVQEESYRQRLVAVQGQLEESQRSQNTLETQNRLNQQQISELRSQVEDLQKALQEQGSKAEDAISSLLKKKLEEHLEKLHEAHSDLQKKREVIDDLEPKADGNMAKKIDELQEILKKKDEDMKLMEQRYKRYVEKARTVIKTLDPKQPPLTVSPDVQALKNQLTERDRKIQHLEHDCEKSRSRHDQEEKLIISAWYNMVRYGPASEGGGRAVWSVQPGPVLLGPAEAVHPRQEKPRSPPPAQIRHINSGGGCENEAKHCLYLSVHFFRTPTLTALMPSRLGVL from the exons ATGAGTCTGGATAAAGCAAAGCTATGCGATTCGTTACTAAATTGG CTACAAACATTTCAGGTGCCCTCATGCACCAGCAAGCAGGACCTGATGAGCGGAGTGGCTATTGCACACGTTCTACACAGGAT AGACCCCTCCTGGTTTAATGAGGCATGGCTGGGCAGGatcaaggaggagagtgaggccAACTGGCGCCTCAAG GTCAGCAACCTGAAGAAGATTCTTCAGAGCATGCTTGAGTATTACCATGAT GTGCTTGGCCACCAGGTAGCAGACTTGCACCTGCCAGACATCAATCTGATTGGGGAGTTTGGAGATGTGACTGAACTTGGCAAGCTGGTGCAGTTGGTGCTTGGCTGTGCTGTCAGCTGTGAGAAAAAGCAAG AGCAAATCCAGCAGATAATGACCCTGGAGGAGTCTGTCCAGCATGTTGTCATGACAGCCATACAGGAG CTCCTAGCTAAAGAGCCAACTGTTCCAGGAAGTCCTGAGACCTACGGGGACTTTGACTACCAG TCCAGGAAGTATTATTTTCTCAGTGAGGAGGTGGAGGCGAAGGAGGATCTGGGCCAGCACTGTCGGGACCTGGAGCACCAG TTGGCAGCCGTCCTGGAGGAGAAGTCGTCCCTGCAGGTGGAGACACAGTCCCTGAGGGAGAAGCTCAGCCTCAGTGACCCACAGGATGCTTCTACCACCATCACTGGCAagaagctgctgctgctgcagagcCAGATGGAGCAGCTACAGGAGGAGAACTACAG ACTAGAGAACAGCCGAGATGACATGCGTGTGCAAGGGGAGATTCTGGAGCGTGACGTTTTGGACCTCACTCAACGTAACGATGAACTGACCAGCCTCGCCCAGGAGGCCCAGTCTCTCAAAGATGAGATGGACATCCTCCG GCATTCGTCTGACCGAGTGAGCCGGCTGGAGGCGCTGGTAGAGACGTACAAGCACAAGCTGGAGGACCTGGGGGACCTGCGCAGACAGGTGCGTCTGCTGGAGGAGCGCAACACTGTCTACATGCAGCGCACATGTGAGCTGGAGGAGGAGCTACGCAGGGCCAACTCAGTCCGCACCCAGCTGGACACCTACAAGAGACAG GTCCACGAGCTTCACACCAAGCATTCGTCAGAGGCACTGAAGGCTGAGAAGTGGCAGTTTGAGTACAAGAACCTTCAGGACAAGTATGACGCCCTGCTtaaggagaaagag CGTTTGATCTCAGAGCGAGACACACTACGGGAAACCAATGATGAGCTCAGATGTGCACAGGTCCAACAGAAGGGCCTCAATcaaccag gtGGATTATGTGAGGACTCTGGCACAGTGGGAAACCTGGCCTCTGAGATGATGCCCACAGAGTTCAA GGAGACGGTGGTGCGTCTGCAGAGTGAGAACAAGATGCTGTGTGTCCAGGAGGagagctacagacagagactggtggCGGTACAGGGTCAGCTGGAGGAGTCTCAACGCAGCCAGAACACCCTGGAGACacaaaacag gttgAACCAGCAGCAGATCTCTGAGCTGCGGTCCCAGGTGGAGGATCTCCAGAAGGCTCTACAGGAGCAGGGCAGCAAGGCTGAGGAT GCCATC TCCTCCCTGCTGAAGAAGAAGCTTGAGGAGCACCT GGAGAAGCTCCATGAGGCCCACTCAGACctgcagaagaagagagaggtcattgatgacctggagccaaaaGCGGACGGCAACA TGGCGAAGAAGATCGATGAGCTGCAGGAGATcctgaagaagaaggatgaggatATGAAGCTGATGGAGCAACGCTACAAGCGCTATGTGGAGAAGGCCAGGACG GTGATCAAGACTCTGGACCCCAAGCAGCCGCCTCTGACTGTGTCTCCTGATGTTCAGGCCCTCAAGAaccagttgactgagagagaccgGAAGATCCAGCACCTGGAG CATGACTGTGAGAAGAGCAGGTCCAGACATGACCAGGAGGAGAAACTCATCATCAGTGCCTGGTACAACATGGTGA ggtATGGCCCTGCATCAGAAGGTGGTGGGAGAGCGGTCTGGTCCGTCCAACCAGGCCCAGTCCTTCTTGGCCCAGCAGAGGCAGTCCACCCACGCCAGGAGAAGCCTCGCAGCCCGCCACCAGCCCAGATAAGACATATCAACTCTGGGGGAGGATGTGAAAATGAGGCAAAACATTGTCTATATCTTAGTGTTCACTTCTTCCGTACTCCCACTCTCACTGCTCTGATGCCTTCTCGTCTTGGTGTTTTGTGA